The DNA window GCGAAGCCCTCCGCTAGGGAACGATGATGCGTCTGACTCGCCCTGAATCAGCTGCTTGCCTGAAAACTCTACGAGCACGCCGCCGTCGTTAGTAGGAGAAATGAATGAGTCGTGTTTTTCCGCAGTAATACCGGTCAATGGCTGAAACCAGTGCGTATAATGGGTTGCCCCCTTCTCAAGAGCCCAGTCCTTCATGGCATTGGCGACTACGTCGGCAACATCCGGCCTGAGTGGCACATCCTTCTCAATTGTTTCCTTCAATGCTTTGTAAATCTGTTTTGGAAGTCTTTCTTTTATTGTTTTATCGTTAAAAACGTTAGAACCAAAAATTTTTGTAAGCTCCATAAGTCCCTCCTTCTGTAGAATATATACCTTAATGCTCCTGTTTCCCTCACCGGAATCGCCAAAAACCATATTTCATATTTCGGAAGGGCGGGCGCTTGCCCTTACCACTGCAACGTGACACATAAGCAGACACAATCCGGCCCGCAACAAAATCTCAGTGCTGAAAAATCTTAGAAATCGATGGTTTGAACCGCTTTGTTTGATATTCTGAAGCCTCTACGAGGACATCAAGGGCAGAATAATATACCCGCACCCCGATGTGCGAATTACTATTATAATACTACAAGTAAAAAAAGGATGCAACATGTTAATTTCTCTCCCCTCATGTCTCTCCCGGCTAGACTTGATCCTCTTCGTGTTTGAATCGGTAAAGCCTAAAAGGAGGGGCAAAATCAACCGTAGCGGTACTGGACGCCATACTCCCCCTTCGGATAACTCCACGCAAGGGCCCCTTCTGCACAGGCAATGAGGCAAGTACCGCATTCAAGACATCCCGCATATTCCACCATAATCTCGTTGTTTTCTTCGTTTCGGGAGTAGAGATGGGCAGGGCAGACAAAGAGGCAGGGGCTAAGTACGCATCCGAAACAGATGGTATGATTTATGATGATATGGCTCTCTTTATCGGTTTTGAATGCGTCTATGGCAAGTTTTTCGTCTATCTTCATATGTTCCTGATCCTATAAAGGTCTTTAAGTCTTTTGAAGGAGAAGAGGTCGGAAGATTTGAGTATCCTGAAGAAGGTCTCCTTCGGATCTTTCCCGAACCACATGATCTTCTCAAGAAGATCGGGGAAGGATTTGGGATAGAGGGAGAAAAGGGCTTCGTTCTCAAGAAAGGAAGGCAT is part of the Syntrophobacterales bacterium genome and encodes:
- a CDS encoding 4Fe-4S dicluster domain-containing protein gives rise to the protein MKIDEKLAIDAFKTDKESHIIINHTICFGCVLSPCLFVCPAHLYSRNEENNEIMVEYAGCLECGTCLIACAEGALAWSYPKGEYGVQYRYG